The segment GGTTTGGCAAGAAAAAGCGGGATTAAAAATATCGTTATTACCGCTGGTTATCTTGATAGAACGCCGTTAAAAAGGCTATGTAAAGAGGTAGATGCTATAAAAATTGACCTTAAGGGGTTTGATGAGGATTTTTATAAAGATACCTGCTCTGCTGAGCTTGATTATGTTAAGGAGGCTTGTGAGATTGTAGCAGAATCTGGTGTTTGGTTTGAGATTGTAAATCTTATTGTTCCAACACTAAATGATAATTTAGGAAAAATTAAAGAAATATGTAAATGGGTATATAGATTATCCCCTGACATTCCCCTTCATTTTTCAAGGTTTCATCCACAATATAAGCTTTTAAACCTTCCTCCAACGCCATTTGAAACCCTGTTATCTTCCTATAAAATAGCAAAGGATTGTGGTATAAACCATCCCTATATTGGAAATATCCCAGATGGAGAATGGAACAATACATATTGCCCAGAATGCAAAAAAATCCTCATTGAAAGGCAGGGTTATAGCGTTCTTAAAAATCTAATAAAGGATGGAATGTGTCCATATTGTAAGAGAAAAATTGCTGGATTTTGGGGCTAATCTTTAAAATAAGAGAGAAGATTTATTAAGGAATTATCCTTTTTGAACATAGAGATAGAAGATATTGCCTTATCCAAAAAGGGAGAAATTTTTTCTTTATAATCTTTTAATCCTATTTTATTGTCAATAAGGTCATCCTTTAATTGGAAGCACATCCCAAAGTTTAATCCGAATTCCCTTAAAGATTCAATTTGCTCTTTATTTCCTCCTCCAATCATCCCTCCAGAAACACAAGATACCATAAAAAGCTTTGCCGTCTTATTAAGACTAATCTTTTCCTCTGACTCCTGACTCCTGATCTCTTCCTCCTGACTCCTTATGTCTTCTGCCTGTCCAAAAACCATTCCATCCATACCAATTGCCTTTGCAATTTCCTTTGAAATTAAAGGATGGAAAGAGAGAATTTCAAATGCCAATGTAAGCAAACCATCTCCTGCAAGGATTGCTAAAGGAATCCCATATTTTTTATAAACAGAGGGCTTGCCCCTTCTTTCCTCATCACAATCCATAATATCATCATGGATAAGGGAATATGTATGGATAAACTCAAT is part of the bacterium genome and harbors:
- a CDS encoding polyprenyl synthetase family protein, which produces MKKKIALIDERIGFIISSKHPSLLKSAIEYSLFPGGKRIRPILCLLSCEAVSENSAKALDVASAIEFIHTYSLIHDDIMDCDEERRGKPSVYKKYGIPLAILAGDGLLTLAFEILSFHPLISKEIAKAIGMDGMVFGQAEDIRSQEEEIRSQESEEKISLNKTAKLFMVSCVSGGMIGGGNKEQIESLREFGLNFGMCFQLKDDLIDNKIGLKDYKEKISPFLDKAISSISMFKKDNSLINLLSYFKD